The sequence GGCGCAGGGATGGGTCTAGTGCGCGTCTAACCTATAATATTTCCTGGAGTCTCAGGTATAAATAGGCTCAGGACTCGGGGAGAAGAGCAGACACCGACACAGCCCAGCATATTTCAACACCACCTCTCCCCGAACGGGATCTATCGTGTTTTAACAGTAAGTACTCTTTACTCTCTGAGCTTTGTCCATTTGCCCATTACATTAATATGGCTGCAGTCTGCAGGCACTCGAAATGTTGCAGAAGAGTAACTGTTCTTCAGAACAGGAGTAAAACTGCTCCAGAAAGTTGAATAGACTCAGAAGATCTGGTGGTCGTGACTAAATCTTAATTTGCCATGCATTTCAATACTTTATCTGAATAGTTTTGATCAAGATTGTGATCATATGTATCTTGTAGCCTGTAGGGTTACCTAAAAGTTGGTTTTGGTAATGATTCGCTTCAGAGACAACCAAACGAAACAGTATGTCAGGTAGtcagctgttgtttttttttttttttttttacatcaccTGTTTACCTAAACACGAAAAAATATGACAGACGTGTTGTTAGCGTTATAgcgttgaatgaatgaatagctGCAACCAGCCCAGAGTTCTCATACATTTCAAACTTTCAAACATTGGAGAGGCATCTCAGTGGTCTTAGAGTATATATGCATGTCGTCAGTATCTGAGGCACACATCTGTACCGGCCCGACtctactctcttctccctttcagATGCCAGGTACTCTGAGATCATGGACAGCTTCTCTGGCGGTTTTGGTATGCCTCCTGGTTTGCCTTAGCACGTTCGCGGACGCCTATCCGCCCAAACCGGAGCCCCCAGTCGGAGACGTGGGACCCGAAGAGATGGCCAAATACCACACCGCCCTCAGACACTACATCAACCTCATCACCAGACAGAGGTGAGCTCAAACTCCTGTAGGAAGATGGCATGGGGTGCTGTTTTAATATGACACAATGTTTCTTGTTTAGGGCAAAGTACGATAGGGGAGAAACGACAGATAAATTGCCTTCGTCTTATATGATGGCGCTATCTTTCTGCAAAGCTATGCATTTGGAAAGGAAACCCACTGCAACACAAGGCCGTGAACTACTCTCATTCCCCACTGTTCGGTCGGGGTGGGCTTGGCAGTCAGAATAATAGATCAAATGTTTTGAGTTGATAAAGCTAATGTTAAAGCTAATGATACCAGGGAGTGAGTCTGGAGTCCCGCGGCCGCCAGATAAAACGGTAGGCCTAATGACTGCACAGAGATCCCTGGCTAACTCAGTAATAAAGATAAATTGTATCCAGACATCTacgaatctctctctctctctctctctctctctctctctctccatctctctcaattTAGTCTCGGGTCTTTACAGTGCTGAGTCTCATCTTCCTCCTATTCTTATGTAGAGGAAATTAAATACCAAGACTCGATTAGTCGGTAACTAGCCCATGCCCTTTACAACAAGGCCACACACCACGCTGCGCATTAGAGCTGAGGAACAGGCTCGTCCCATTAGAGACACTGTAACCTACCCTCTGATCGCTCACCAGAGCAGAGTACTGCGCTTTCATGCCATGGAACACATCTTTGAATTTCAAACTGAGGCTGTAGTTCTTCATTGAGAGAGTGTAGTGTGGACGAGAGCAAGCACACATGTGTAGCAGTAGTTCTTCATtgagagagagtagtgtggaCGAGAGCAAGCACACATGTGTAGAAGTAGAACTTCATTGAGAGAGCGTAGTATGGACGAGAGCGAGCACACATGTGTAGAAGTAGAACTTCATTGAGAGAGCGTAGTATGGACGAGAGCGAGCACACATGTGTGGCTGTAAAAGCATTGGATGAAGTTGAAACTCCATTATGATGTGCTGTGAGAAAACAAAGAGTTCCTCATTAAGTGGGTTTGCCCTGTCACCAGTGCTATCTTGCCGTTTAGGCCAGCGGTGCAATGCAACCGGGCCGAACCGCGTGAGTGCCCAGGCAACCCAACCC is a genomic window of Clupea harengus chromosome 1, Ch_v2.0.2, whole genome shotgun sequence containing:
- the pyyb gene encoding peptide YYb; the protein is MPGTLRSWTASLAVLVCLLVCLSTFADAYPPKPEPPVGDVGPEEMAKYHTALRHYINLITRQRYGKRSAPEVAVAELLFGDDSEQDIRPRADDSLVW